One genomic window of Bacteroidota bacterium includes the following:
- a CDS encoding HAD-IIIA family hydrolase, translated as MIQLTEQELKQRARAIRLVLSDNDGVMTDTGVYYSDAGEVMKRFSIRDGMGVERLRNIGIETAIITGETSGSVKARAQKLKMKFLYLGVKDKATLLDSILTETGCRIHEIAYIGDDVNDIDIINRISPVGITACPADAMPVIKPLVHFHTTAPAGNGAFRDFAEWLIGLRQEI; from the coding sequence ATGATACAACTGACTGAACAAGAACTGAAACAACGGGCCCGTGCCATCCGGCTGGTCCTGTCGGATAACGATGGTGTCATGACCGATACCGGAGTTTATTACTCTGATGCCGGCGAAGTGATGAAACGGTTTTCAATCCGGGATGGGATGGGGGTCGAACGGTTAAGAAACATCGGAATCGAAACCGCCATCATCACCGGTGAAACCTCGGGCAGTGTGAAAGCCCGCGCCCAGAAACTGAAAATGAAATTTCTCTACCTCGGGGTGAAAGACAAGGCCACGTTACTCGATTCCATCCTGACCGAAACCGGTTGCAGGATTCATGAAATTGCCTATATCGGCGATGACGTGAACGACATTGACATCATCAACCGGATTTCCCCTGTTGGTATCACCGCCTGCCCGGCCGATGCCATGCCGGTGATTAAACCGCTGGTCCATTTTCACACAACAGCTCCGGCAGGAAACGGGGCTTTCAGGGATTTCGCCGAGTGGCTCATCGGGCTGCGGCAAGAAATTTAA